From one Culex quinquefasciatus strain JHB chromosome 3, VPISU_Cqui_1.0_pri_paternal, whole genome shotgun sequence genomic stretch:
- the LOC6051692 gene encoding uncharacterized protein LOC6051692: MIWVLVTMCLLHGAACFHTFFPNERTTLDDCSSRYYRVEGISQVAPAFGQPTRIREFPHMAAIGWTNPDGRGGVQWRCGGSLVWDNFVLTAAHCVLDSSSDAPDVVRLGDIDLYSSADDEWAQQFRIVKIVRHPEHRFTANYHDIALLKLDRNVVQQDGTVIPACLWTDDEVRFKKLVATGWGRTGVGSEYTPKLLQVSLSPISNEECSVYYPTDRKLKQGLRVQHLCARDEQMDTCEGDSGGPLQIKLMHNGRMTPFIVGVTSFGSACGISNPGVYTRVSAYFRWIVDTMREHGAVGLETNYNETLCALRYVTYREYDKKVAQKYNETFTTGASTGRRIYEAEVPEQLATVRWNGHGPDCFGVIVDEDTVLTVADCTDYKGKSPSFVNYLNNKVMPISKIVVHPDHMRGSAYNNIAILKLSNLLDLPEHFVPSCITHSYEDYAINGYGKGRRDINKLVFYGNNHTIDPHQTNHLIRFESLDPSDCTVPERFTPRLQQGLASEHLCLGQDVFLVPGSCEQLTGSMIGRSAVFYYFTKALSLLSRDCGFGEHLISTRLYSHVEWMKTVLLPSYRDSSAVHYVDPDLREGSSCTLGSGATGLCVPVDKCGHQLKQARGQVTFCSSGAVICCSTEHSEVTSSRLHPDVINCPELVGKLAGANSHGSLVKIRWISNNYTNFRCLGSVISRSFVLTTASCLKETQPNVVELMESGVRNNVDSVLAHPGFNATDRTNDIALIKLKTQLSWSSTIYPICLWTNTTHTPMKLDINYQTTYDEKSVVDYALKTYVSTAKKLHPMYNSDCQLAHRTTLRSSQLCTRSPYHSAVCVAPADQLIWADKDRSSSVMYLVGMATRACGPPVKWKYNVFTRISAFAQWISENAFGV, encoded by the exons ATGATTTGGGTACTTGTTACCATGTGTTTACTACATGGCGCAGCTTGTTTCCACACTTTTTTCCCCAACGAACGCACTACACTGGATG ACTGCAGTTCACGTTACTACCGCGTTGAGGGGATCTCCCAGGTGGCGCCAGCTTTCGGACAGCCTACCCGGATCCGGGAGTTCCCGCACATGGCGGCCATCGGTTGGACCAATCCGGACGGCCGCGGTGGCGTCCAGTGGCGCTGTGGCGGGTCGCTGGTTTGGGACAACTTTGTCCTGACGGCGGCCCATTGCGTGCTGGATTCGTCCAGTGATGCTCCGGACGTCGTTCGGCTCGGGGACATTGATTTGTACAGTTCGGCCGATGACGAGTGGGCGCAGCAGTTTCGGATTGTGAAGATTGTAAGACATCCGGAGCACCGGTTCACGGCCAACTATCACGACATTGCACTGCTAAAGCTGGACCGGAATGTGGTGCAGCAGGACGGCACGGTGATACCGGCGTGTCTGTGGACGGATGATGAAGTCCGGTTCAAGAAACTGGTGGCTACCGGGTGGGGTCGAACGGGGGTAGGTTCCGAATACACGCCCAAGCTGCTGCAGGTGTCGTTGAGTCCGATTTCGAACGAAGAATGCAGCGTGTATTATCCCACGGATCGTAAACTCAAGCAAGGTCTGCGGGTTCAACACCTGTGTGCACGGGATGAGCAAATGGACACCTGCGAGGGGGACTCCGGTGGTCCGCTGCAGATCAAGCTGATGCACAACGGCCGGATGACTCCGTTTATTGTTGGCGTAACTTCGTTTGGATCGGCTTGCGGCATTTCAAATCCCGGAGTTTACACGAGAGTATCTGCGTACTTCAGGTGGATAGTTGACACCATGCGGGAGCATGGAGCAGTCGGACTAGAAA caAACTATAACGAGACGTTGTGTGCTCTGCGATACGTAACGTATCGGGAGTACGACAAGAAAGTAGCTCAGAAATACAACGAGACCTTTACCACTGGCGCTTCTACTGGTCGTAGAATTTACGAAGCCGAAGTTCCAGAGCAGCTAGCGACGGTTCGGTGGAACGGGCATGGACCGGACTGTTTTGGTGTGATTGTAGATGAAGACACGGTGCTGACTGTGGCGGATTGCACGGATTATAAAGG AAAATCACCCAGCTTTGTCAACTATCTGAACAACAAAGTCATGCCCATTTCAAAGATTGTGGTACATCCCGATCACATGCGAGGTTCCGCGTACAACAACATTGCCATTTTGAAGTTGAGCAATCTGCTGGATCTACCTGAGCATTTTGTGCCCTCCTGTATCACGCACAGTTACGAAGACTACGCCATCAACGGGTACGGCAAGGGAAGGCGCGACATCAACAAACTGGTATTTTATGGCAATAACCACACAATAG ACCCACACCAGACAAACCATCTTATCCGGTTTGAAAGCTTAGATCCGAGCGATTGTACAGTTCCGGAACGCTTCACCCCTCGGCTACAGCAGGGACTTGCCAGCGAACATTTGTGCTTGGGTCAAGACGTCTTTCTGGTTCCGGGCTCGTGCGAGCAGCTTACCGGTAGCATGATTGGCAGATCTGCTGTGTTCTACTATTTCACCAAAGCGTTGAGTTTGCTGAGTCGAGATTGTGGCTTCGGAGAGCATCTGATCAGTACCCGGCTGTACAGCCACGTAGAGTGGATGAAGACGGTGCTGCTGCCTAGCTATCGGGACTCCAGTGCGGTACACTATGTCGATCCCGATCTACGCGAAGGAAGCAGTTGCACCCTGGGCAGTGGGGCTACGGGACTTTGTGTTCCTGTAGATAAATGTGGACACCAACTGAAGCAGGCTCGAGGACAAGTCACCTTCTGTTCGAGTGGAGCGGTCATTTGCTGTTCAACTGAACACAGTGAAGTGACCAGCAGTCGATTGCATCCGGATGTTATTAACTGTCCTGAGCTGGTTGGAAAACTAGCAGGAGCAAATTCCCACGGATCATTG GTAAAAATCCGATGGATCTCCAACAACTACACCAATTTCCGCTGTCTGGGATCGGTTATCAGCCGGTCATTCGTCCTCACTACGGCTAGCTGTTTGAAGGAAACCCAACCCAACGTCGTTGAACTCATGGAATCCGGAGTTCGAAACAACGTTGACAGCGTTTTAGCACATCCTGGTTTCAACGCGACCGATCGAACCAACGACATAGCGCTCATCAAGTTGAAGACTCAATTGAGTTGGAGTTCGACCATCTACCCGATCTGTCTATGGACGAACACAACCCACACCCCGATGAAGCTGGACATCAACTATCAAACAACTTACGACGAAAAAAGTGTCGTTGATTATG CACTGAAAACGTACGTCTCCACGGCGAAGAAGCTGCACCCGATGTACAACTCGGACTGCCAGCTGGCCCATCGGACCACGCTCAGGAGTTCCCAGCTGTGCACCAGAAGTCCCTACCATAGTGCGGTTTGTGTAGCGCCAGCTGATCAGCTGATTTGGGCGGACAAGGATCGCAGCAGCAGCGTGATGTACCTGGTCGGAATGGCCACGAGGGCATGCGGACCGCCGGTCAAGTGGAAGTACAACGTGTTTACCAGGATATCCGCGTTTGCCCAGTGGATCAGCGAGAATGCGTTTGGCGTCTGA